Part of the Nitrospinaceae bacterium genome is shown below.
CCTGGGGGCCATTGGGACCATCAGGCGTGAAAATCGGGAACGTGCCATTTCCGGCAAGACGACCAAGCTGGCGGAGCGAGGAGGCGCCCCCCTTGTTTCGTCCGTCCATCCGACCCGAGGAGCCTCGGACGCTTCTGCCGCCAAGATGAAACATGATACGTGCCAGAAGCTCTCCATCACGACTACGGCTTGCCAAACATACCCAAGGAAACGGCGTCGAAAAATAGGGGGCGATCCCAACGTGGCGATGCCAAAAAGCGCCGATGCATTGCTCTCCCCTCGACGCTTCCACTTCCCTGTGAATCTCGGGCTGAGTGCTTTCGCTCCTGAGGGTCGCGTAAATGAGACGCAAAAAAAGAGCAATGGCACCCGCCCCCAGGCGGCTGAAAATCGGCGCCCTCGGATCACAACCCCACTCATCGTAGCCCGGAGTATCGGAGGTACTCATCTCGCCGCTCACGTCGTTTTCTCCAACGCCATACGGATGCTTGTGGCCGCCCGCTCATACGGATCCGCTCCCGCGAGAGTCTCTCGTATTTCCCCAAACACGCGGAGTTGCCGCTCCCGCGTCTCAGAATCATCGAGAAGAGAGGCAAGCGAGGCGGCAATCTTATCTCCCCTAACCTGTTTTTGAAGCAACTCGGGGACAACCTCCCACCCCGCCAGCAGGTTGGGAAGACTGATGAAATCCACTTGAAGGAAAAAATATTTCGCCAATAGATAGCTGAAAACATCTCCCGCATAGCAAACATTCATCGGTGTACCGAGCAGAGCACATTCGAGGGCCGCCGTTCCACTCGCAACAACGGTGGCGTCCGAAGCACGAACAAGCGAATGTTGGCTCCCCCGGACTACTCGAACGCGCCCTGTGGCCAGCATTTTCTGAATTGTGCCCTCTGTAAGTGCCTCGGCCTCGGACATCAGAAAAATCGTCCCGGGAAACTGTTTTTCCAAAATTTCACTAGAATCCATCATCGGCTCAAGGAGACGTGTAATCTCGCTACGGCGACTTCCCGGCAAGAAAGACACCACCCGATCACTATCGGAAATTCCGAGCTCGGCTCGCGCCTCCTGTCTGGAGGGGGCATCTCGTAGCGCATAAGCCACGGGGTTTCCAATAAATTCAGCCCGCCCCCCCTCGCGGCGAAAAATAGGCGGCTCGAATGGGTAAATCGTCAATATTAAATCGCATATACGGGCGAGGGTTCGAGCGCGACCAGTTTTCCAGGCCCATACCTGGGGCGGAATGAAGTAGATGAGTTGCGGGGGTTCGGGAAGTCTACTGAAGGATTTGGCGAGAGAAAGATTAAAACCCGGATAGTCAACCAAAATAACGGCTGCGGGCCGCGAGGCCCGGACGCGGGAGAGTAAATCGCGTTTGATGCGTAGCAGCGCAGGTAAAACCTTGGGTACGCCACCAAAACCAATGACATCAAGCGGTCCGCAATCGTGGAGTATCTCGACACCCACGCCCCGCATCTCGTTGCCGCCCACGCCGAAAGCGCTGGAGCCGGGTATCTCAGTCGATAAAGCCCGGATAAGACGCGCCGCGTGAAGATCGCCCGAGGGCTCGCCGGCGACAACCATAAACCGGACGTCGTTGGCACTCATTTTTCCTCTTCACTCCGCCATCCGGCCAGGGCGATACCCGCAGCATCTGCGTCCTTGATGAGCGCTTCTTTGTCGATAAGAAAAGTTGCACCAGCCTCGACAACCAGTATCGAGGCGCCGCCTTCCTTCACCACCTTGAGTGTAGCGGGCCCCACTGTCGGAATATCGTAGCGAGCGTCCTGATCAGGCCGGGCAACCTTGCAAACGACCGCACCGGTTCCTGCCAGAGCGCATCCGCGCCGAATTGTCTCATCGGTGCCCTCCATGGCCTCCACCGCAACCACCGCACCTTTTTTGGCAACAAGGGTCTGTCCAATGTCGAGGCGGGCAATTTCTCGCGCCATTTGAAAAGCGTAGCGAACCTCCCCCTCCTCCCCTGCGGGGATGGGAAATTTACCAAACTGGCCCTCGGGTGCGAGAAGGTGATCGAGAAACTCTGTTTGGGGAATGACTTCAAGATTATTTTTTCCAACGAATTCGAGCACTTCATCCATGATGGTAATGTCTGCCAGGTTCTTGACCCGGTACATGAAGCGAAGCGCCTCAAAATCGAATTTCAATCCCTGGAAGAGAAGATTCTTTTCCACCTTGCCAGCAAAACCGACACGCCGAACGCCTTCTGAGTGAAAAAAAGCCATAATTTTCTTTGGCTGCAAGGGTGAAAAATGGGCACTGGAGGTGGCGATATCCGATAGGGAATCGAGATCCGAGGCCGATAAGGCCACAACAACAACCTCGCATCCTCGCTCTCGGGCCCTGGAGGCAAATTCAACAGCCAGGGAGCCTGTGCCAGCGACAAGCCCTATCCGCTCTCGGGGGTCGGACATATTCGGGAAGCGTTAAATCGTTGTGGGGGCGGGCACGTCAAGCATCTTTAAAACACGCAAGGCCACGTCCAACGAACGCAATTCACGTTCGGGATCAGTAACCACGATGCCCGCCTCGGCGGCAGAAAGGAAATATCTGAGTTCCAGTTTCAGGGGGTTATCCTTGTGAACAAACATGCGCTCCACCTGGGATTGTTCACTGTACTTAAGTTCCTCGCGCGAAAGGGTACGCTCGCTCGACGCTTGGCGATAAATTCTGAGTTCCTGATCTGCATAGTCAAGCCGTATGAAAGCATCAGGCTGCGAAATCGAAAGCGTACGGACCTTGTGCTGGGTGATGCGACTTGCCGTGAACGTGGCAATGCAGCCGCCGGAGAATTGAAGTTGCACGTTCGCCACATCGTCCCTATCGCTCACGATAATGGCGCCGTTCGCTGAAAGCGATGTCACATCCTCGCTCACTAACCGGAGGATGATATCCAAATCGTGGATCATCAAATCAAGTATCACGCCATCGTTCTTTGCCCGCGAAACAAAAGGGCCCAGACGGCGACATTCGATTAGACTCGGATTGCTAACAATCTCGGACAACTCCTGCACCGCACCATTGAAGCGCTCGACGTGGCCAATATGGAGGACTTTTTTCTTTTCCGTGGCGATACGGAATAGCTCTCGGGCCTCTTCAACATCGTTGCATATGGGTTTTTCTACGAGAACGTGAATTCCATTTTCAAGAAACATCTTGGACACGCGGTAGTGATGTGCAGTCGGCACGGCAACAATAACCGCATCGACTTTCCCGATAAGATCCTCGGGGCGAGAAAAAGACTCTGCCCCAAATTTATCGGCCAACTCGCGAACGCGGCTCTCATCAGGGTCCGCCAGTGCGACGAGATTCGCATCCACTATCTCGCTGAGCGCGGCCACATGGTAGCTTCCCATATGGCCAACACCGGCCACACCTATACGCAACAAATCCATTTCACATCTCCGAGCATTAAAAACTAAACTCCGCCCCTGTAAATTCCCCTTTCGGAAGAACGCATAAAGTCTAACACGGATTGGATCTCGCGTCCCAGAGGGAGTTCCTCCTCTATCCGGCCAAGGGCATCTTCCACGATTTTTGCTTCATCAAAGAGAATTCGGTAGGCCTGTTTCAGATGCCCCCGTACTTCGGCTGACACCCCGGTTCGCCTCAGGCCAATGGTATTAAGCCCTCTGATTACGGGCGGATTTCCATCTGCATTCGTGAAAGGCGGGATATCCTTACGGACGGCGGAGGGCCCCGTCAGAATAACGCCCTCACCAATACGTACAAACTGATGTATCCCCACTAAACCTGTGATAAAAACATCGTTTCCCACTTCCACATGGCCACTCAGGGACGTTGAATTCGTTAAGATCACCCGATCGCTAAGAATGCAGTCATGAGCGACATGCGAGAGAACCATCAAATAGCACGACTCGCCAACCTGGGTAAGACCGTCTTCCTTGATTGAGCGGTGAACTGTGGCCATCTCTCG
Proteins encoded:
- a CDS encoding lysophospholipid acyltransferase family protein, which codes for MSGEMSTSDTPGYDEWGCDPRAPIFSRLGAGAIALFLRLIYATLRSESTQPEIHREVEASRGEQCIGAFWHRHVGIAPYFSTPFPWVCLASRSRDGELLARIMFHLGGRSVRGSSGRMDGRNKGGASSLRQLGRLAGNGTFPIFTPDGPNGPQDKVKPGVIFLAAQTGLPIYPVGFATSRGVRLPTWDKTLIPLPFARAVISYGEPLKVPSSIDGPELEVHRAELERRLLDANEQARLAIENGGT
- the lpxB gene encoding lipid-A-disaccharide synthase, whose amino-acid sequence is MSANDVRFMVVAGEPSGDLHAARLIRALSTEIPGSSAFGVGGNEMRGVGVEILHDCGPLDVIGFGGVPKVLPALLRIKRDLLSRVRASRPAAVILVDYPGFNLSLAKSFSRLPEPPQLIYFIPPQVWAWKTGRARTLARICDLILTIYPFEPPIFRREGGRAEFIGNPVAYALRDAPSRQEARAELGISDSDRVVSFLPGSRRSEITRLLEPMMDSSEILEKQFPGTIFLMSEAEALTEGTIQKMLATGRVRVVRGSQHSLVRASDATVVASGTAALECALLGTPMNVCYAGDVFSYLLAKYFFLQVDFISLPNLLAGWEVVPELLQKQVRGDKIAASLASLLDDSETRERQLRVFGEIRETLAGADPYERAATSIRMALEKTT
- the lpxI gene encoding UDP-2,3-diacylglucosamine diphosphatase LpxI (LpxI, functionally equivalent to LpxH, replaces it in LPS biosynthesis in a minority of bacteria.), encoding MSDPRERIGLVAGTGSLAVEFASRARERGCEVVVVALSASDLDSLSDIATSSAHFSPLQPKKIMAFFHSEGVRRVGFAGKVEKNLLFQGLKFDFEALRFMYRVKNLADITIMDEVLEFVGKNNLEVIPQTEFLDHLLAPEGQFGKFPIPAGEEGEVRYAFQMAREIARLDIGQTLVAKKGAVVAVEAMEGTDETIRRGCALAGTGAVVCKVARPDQDARYDIPTVGPATLKVVKEGGASILVVEAGATFLIDKEALIKDADAAGIALAGWRSEEEK
- a CDS encoding Gfo/Idh/MocA family oxidoreductase, whose protein sequence is MDLLRIGVAGVGHMGSYHVAALSEIVDANLVALADPDESRVRELADKFGAESFSRPEDLIGKVDAVIVAVPTAHHYRVSKMFLENGIHVLVEKPICNDVEEARELFRIATEKKKVLHIGHVERFNGAVQELSEIVSNPSLIECRRLGPFVSRAKNDGVILDLMIHDLDIILRLVSEDVTSLSANGAIIVSDRDDVANVQLQFSGGCIATFTASRITQHKVRTLSISQPDAFIRLDYADQELRIYRQASSERTLSREELKYSEQSQVERMFVHKDNPLKLELRYFLSAAEAGIVVTDPERELRSLDVALRVLKMLDVPAPTTI
- the lpxA gene encoding acyl-ACP--UDP-N-acetylglucosamine O-acyltransferase, whose product is MSTIHPAAHVDPKASIGDDVCVGPGAVIGPDVQLGDGCEIGAHVVIEGQAELGPGCRIFPSAVIGTEGQYTNLDGPGGRVVIGARTVVREMATVHRSIKEDGLTQVGESCYLMVLSHVAHDCILSDRVILTNSTSLSGHVEVGNDVFITGLVGIHQFVRIGEGVILTGPSAVRKDIPPFTNADGNPPVIRGLNTIGLRRTGVSAEVRGHLKQAYRILFDEAKIVEDALGRIEEELPLGREIQSVLDFMRSSERGIYRGGV